The following proteins are encoded in a genomic region of Gouania willdenowi chromosome 6, fGouWil2.1, whole genome shotgun sequence:
- the LOC114464216 gene encoding uncharacterized protein LOC114464216 produces the protein MDITYPGEENRGQTALSRLVLLLFLAACRPVMCLNEEQKDLGNTNDGPANVSISGPDLMSSGGSYTYICDAHCRPSCLYMWKTDDDPWFRGQGNVISVTPRNENTKNLSCKATNTVSGLFVTMTRSIGLITGPSKVQIKGPDVVEIGQEYQFVCTTGCHPPCRYVSSVGSNAVRGNVIDMTVDQPLKSITIKCEAQNTASGLTVTVFKTVRVAGVHRSRATFLEVTQVGLLVAFINSGFFTL, from the exons ATGGACATCACCTACCCTGGGGAGGAAAACAGAGGACAAACTGCTCTCAGCAGACTTGTATTGCTGCTGTTTCTTGCag CCTGTCGGCCTGTGATGTGTTTAAATGAAGAGCAGAAGGACCTGGGAAACACAAATG ATGGACCTGCCAACGTGTCAATCTCAGGCCCTGATCTCATGAGTTCCGGAGGCAGCTACACCTACATCTGTGACGCCCACTGTCGGCCATCCTGCCTCTACATGTGGAAGACGGATGACGACCCGTGGTTTCGTGGTCAAGGGAATGTCATTTCTGTCACTCCTCGaaatgaaaacaccaaaaatctctcctgcAAAGCCACCAACACCGTATCTGGGCTGTTTGTCACCATGACTCGAAGCATAGGTCTGATAA CGGGCCCGTCCAAAGTGCAGATCAAAGGCCCAGACGTTGTTGAAATTGGCCAAGAGTACCAGTTTGTGTGTACGACCGGATGCCACCCCCCGTGTCGCTACGTGTCGTCTGTGGGCAGTAATGCAGTGAGAGGCAACGTGATCGACATGACAGTGGATCAGCCACTGAAATCAATCACTATCAAGTGTGAGGCACAAAACACTGCTTCAGGGTTGACAGTCACCGTTTTCAAAACTGTGCGCGTAGCAG gagtCCATCGCAGCCGAGCGACCTTCTTAGAGGTAACTCAGGTTGGACTGCTGGTTGCATTTATCAATTCAGGTTTCTTCACTCTATGA